In Tenrec ecaudatus isolate mTenEca1 chromosome 4, mTenEca1.hap1, whole genome shotgun sequence, a single window of DNA contains:
- the SF1 gene encoding splicing factor 1 isoform X13, with translation MATGANATPLDFPSKKRKRSRWNQDTMEQKTVIPGMPTVIPPGLTREQERAYIVQLQIEDLTRKLRTGDLGIPPNPEDRSPSPEPIYNSEGKRLNTREFRTRKKLEEERHNLITEMVALNPDFKPPADYKPPATRVSDKVMIPQDEYPEINFVGLLIGPRGNTLKNIEKECNAKIMIRGKGSVKEGKVGRKDGQMLPGEDEPLHALVTANTMENVKKAVEQIRNILKQGIETPEDQNDLRKMQLRELARLNGTLREDDNRILRPWQSSETRSITNTTVCTKCGGAGHIASDCKFQRPGDPQSAQDKARMDKEYLSLMAELGEAPVPSSVGSTSGPAATPLASAPRPAAPANNPPPPSLMSTTQSRPPWMNSGPSESRPYHGMHGGGPGGPGGGPHSFPHPLPSLTGGHGGHPMQHNPNGPPPPWMQPPPPPMNQGPHPPGHHGPPPMVPGKYACGLWTLPPASRKRYDAAAAYGHDAAAAAAAQWAAPTPALWPSAPMATAAAAASAAPSAQQQYGFQHPLAMAAKYDDYHHERWHRAHPAMATAAGGCRSFSRSPSDARQPHYGAPTPRGPAASAARCPSPSAASATWFRRHDVCPAPPSSASHGPF, from the exons ACTTCCCCAGTAAGAAGCGGAAGAGGAGCCGCTGGAACCAGGACACCATGGAACAGAAGACTGTGATTCCAGGAATGCCCACCGTCATTCCGCCCGGCCTGACTCGGGAACAGGAACGAGCTTACATAG TGCAACTGCAGATAGAAGACCTGACTCGTAAACTGCGCACAGGAGACCTGGGCATCCCCCCTAACCCTGAGGACAG GTCCCCTTCCCCTGAGCCCATCTACAATAGCGAGGGGAAGCGGCTCAACACCCGGGAGTTCCGAACACGCAAAAAGCTGGAAGAGGAGCGGCACAACCTCATCACAGAGATGGTGGCGCTCAACCCTGACTTCAAGCCGCCTGCCGATTACAA ACCTCCAGCAACCCGTGTGAGCGATAAAGTCATGATCCCACAAGATGAGTATCCGGAGATCAACTTCGTGGGACTGCTGATAGGGCCCAG AGGAAACACCCTAAAGAACATAGAGAAGGAGTGTAATGCCAAGATCATGATCCGGGGCAAGGGCTCAGTGAAAGAAGGGAAGGTCGGGCGCAAAGACGGCCAGATGCTGCCTGGGGAGGACGAGCCACTTCACGCCCTGGTGACAGCCAACACCATGGAGAACGTCAAAAAGGCCGTGGAGCAG ATAAGGAACATCCTCAAGCAGGGCATCGAGACCCCTGAGGACCAGAATGACCTGCGCAAGATGCAGCTCCGGGAGCTGGCGCGGCTGAATGGCACCCTTCGGGAAGACGATAACAG GATCCTAAGACCCTGGCAGAGTTCTGAGACCCGGAGCATCACCAACACCACCGTGTGCACCAAGTGTGGGGGGGCTGGCCACATTGCCTCTGACTGCAAGTTCCAGAG gcctggtgacccccagtcgGCACAGGACAAAGCTCGTATGGATAAAGAGTATCTGTCGCTCATGGCAGAGCTGGGAGAAGCTCCTGTCCCCTCTTCCGTGGGGTCCACCTCTGGGCCTGCCGCCACACCCCTGGCTAGTGCGCCACGGCCTGCCGCTCCTGCCAACAACCCACCTCCACCG TCTCTCATGTCCACCACCCAGAGCCGCCCGCCCTGGATGAACTCCGGCCCCTCCGAAAGCCGGCCCTACCATGGCATGCACGGAGGtggtcctggtgggccaggtggCGGCCCCCACAGCTTCCCACATCCACTGCCCAGCCTGACGGGCGGCCATGGCGGCCACCCCATGCAGCACAATCCGAACGGACCCCCACCCCCGTGgatgcagccaccaccaccaccgatgAATCAGGGTCCCCACCCGCCTGGGCACCATGGCCCTCCTCCAATGG TACCTGGGAAGTACGCCTGTGGGCTCTGGACTTTACCGCCTGCATCAAGGAAAAG GTATGATGCCGCCGCCGCCTATGGGCAtgatgccgccgccgccgccgccgcccagtgggcagcccccacccccgccctctggCCCTCTGCCCCCatggcaacagcagcagcagcagcctccgCCGCCCCCTCCGCCCAGCAGCAGTATGGCTTCCAGCACCCCCTTGCCATGGCAGCAAA ATACGACGACTACCACCACGAGCGCTGGCACAGGGCCCATCCCGCCATGGCAACAGCAGCAGGCGGCTGCCGCAGCTTCTCCAGGAGCCCCTCAGATGCAAGGCAACCCCACTATGGTGCCCCTACCCCCCGGGGTCCAGCCGCCTCTGCCGCCCGGTGCCCCTCCCCCTCCGCCGCCTCCGCCACCTGGTTCCGCCGGCATGATGTatgccccgcccccccctcctCCGCCTCCCATGGACCCTTCTAA
- the SF1 gene encoding splicing factor 1 isoform X10, translating into MATGANATPLDFPSKKRKRSRWNQDTMEQKTVIPGMPTVIPPGLTREQERAYIVQLQIEDLTRKLRTGDLGIPPNPEDRSPSPEPIYNSEGKRLNTREFRTRKKLEEERHNLITEMVALNPDFKPPADYKPPATRVSDKVMIPQDEYPEINFVGLLIGPRGNTLKNIEKECNAKIMIRGKGSVKEGKVGRKDGQMLPGEDEPLHALVTANTMENVKKAVEQIRNILKQGIETPEDQNDLRKMQLRELARLNGTLREDDNRILRPWQSSETRSITNTTVCTKCGGAGHIASDCKFQRPGDPQSAQDKARMDKEYLSLMAELGEAPVPSSVGSTSGPAATPLASAPRPAAPANNPPPPSRKNSVATCGGAGQDIGGNALTQSLMSTTQSRPPWMNSGPSESRPYHGMHGGGPGGPGGGPHSFPHPLPSLTGGHGGHPMQHNPNGPPPPWMQPPPPPMNQGPHPPGHHGPPPMDQYLGSTPVGSGLYRLHQGKGMMPPPPMGMMPPPPPPPSGQPPPPPSGPLPPWQQQQQQPPPPPPPSSSMASSTPLPWQQNTTTTTTSAGTGPIPPWQQQQAAAAASPGAPQMQGNPTMVPLPPGVQPPLPPGAPPPPPPPPPGSAGMMYAPPPPPPPPMDPSNFVTMMGMGVAGMPPFGMPPAPPPPPPQN; encoded by the exons ACTTCCCCAGTAAGAAGCGGAAGAGGAGCCGCTGGAACCAGGACACCATGGAACAGAAGACTGTGATTCCAGGAATGCCCACCGTCATTCCGCCCGGCCTGACTCGGGAACAGGAACGAGCTTACATAG TGCAACTGCAGATAGAAGACCTGACTCGTAAACTGCGCACAGGAGACCTGGGCATCCCCCCTAACCCTGAGGACAG GTCCCCTTCCCCTGAGCCCATCTACAATAGCGAGGGGAAGCGGCTCAACACCCGGGAGTTCCGAACACGCAAAAAGCTGGAAGAGGAGCGGCACAACCTCATCACAGAGATGGTGGCGCTCAACCCTGACTTCAAGCCGCCTGCCGATTACAA ACCTCCAGCAACCCGTGTGAGCGATAAAGTCATGATCCCACAAGATGAGTATCCGGAGATCAACTTCGTGGGACTGCTGATAGGGCCCAG AGGAAACACCCTAAAGAACATAGAGAAGGAGTGTAATGCCAAGATCATGATCCGGGGCAAGGGCTCAGTGAAAGAAGGGAAGGTCGGGCGCAAAGACGGCCAGATGCTGCCTGGGGAGGACGAGCCACTTCACGCCCTGGTGACAGCCAACACCATGGAGAACGTCAAAAAGGCCGTGGAGCAG ATAAGGAACATCCTCAAGCAGGGCATCGAGACCCCTGAGGACCAGAATGACCTGCGCAAGATGCAGCTCCGGGAGCTGGCGCGGCTGAATGGCACCCTTCGGGAAGACGATAACAG GATCCTAAGACCCTGGCAGAGTTCTGAGACCCGGAGCATCACCAACACCACCGTGTGCACCAAGTGTGGGGGGGCTGGCCACATTGCCTCTGACTGCAAGTTCCAGAG gcctggtgacccccagtcgGCACAGGACAAAGCTCGTATGGATAAAGAGTATCTGTCGCTCATGGCAGAGCTGGGAGAAGCTCCTGTCCCCTCTTCCGTGGGGTCCACCTCTGGGCCTGCCGCCACACCCCTGGCTAGTGCGCCACGGCCTGCCGCTCCTGCCAACAACCCACCTCCACCG AGCCGCAAGAACAGTGTTGCCACCTGTGGGGGAGCAGGCCAGGACATTGGCGGGAACGCCCTCACGCAGTCTCTCATGTCCACCACCCAGAGCCGCCCGCCCTGGATGAACTCCGGCCCCTCCGAAAGCCGGCCCTACCATGGCATGCACGGAGGtggtcctggtgggccaggtggCGGCCCCCACAGCTTCCCACATCCACTGCCCAGCCTGACGGGCGGCCATGGCGGCCACCCCATGCAGCACAATCCGAACGGACCCCCACCCCCGTGgatgcagccaccaccaccaccgatgAATCAGGGTCCCCACCCGCCTGGGCACCATGGCCCTCCTCCAATGG ATCAGTACCTGGGAAGTACGCCTGTGGGCTCTGGACTTTACCGCCTGCATCAAGGAAAAG GTATGATGCCGCCGCCGCCTATGGGCAtgatgccgccgccgccgccgccgcccagtgggcagcccccacccccgccctctggCCCTCTGCCCCCatggcaacagcagcagcagcagcctccgCCGCCCCCTCCGCCCAGCAGCAGTATGGCTTCCAGCACCCCCTTGCCATGGCAGCAAA ATACGACGACTACCACCACGAGCGCTGGCACAGGGCCCATCCCGCCATGGCAACAGCAGCAGGCGGCTGCCGCAGCTTCTCCAGGAGCCCCTCAGATGCAAGGCAACCCCACTATGGTGCCCCTACCCCCCGGGGTCCAGCCGCCTCTGCCGCCCGGTGCCCCTCCCCCTCCGCCGCCTCCGCCACCTGGTTCCGCCGGCATGATGTatgccccgcccccccctcctCCGCCTCCCATGGACCCTTCTAACTTTGTCACCATGATGGGCATGGGGGTGGCGGGCATGCCGCCCTTCGGGATGCCTCCAGCGCCCCCACCGCCGCCTCCACAGAACTAG
- the SF1 gene encoding splicing factor 1 isoform X3, with amino-acid sequence MEQKTVIPGMPTVIPPGLTREQERAYIVQLQIEDLTRKLRTGDLGIPPNPEDRSPSPEPIYNSEGKRLNTREFRTRKKLEEERHNLITEMVALNPDFKPPADYKPPATRVSDKVMIPQDEYPEINFVGLLIGPRGNTLKNIEKECNAKIMIRGKGSVKEGKVGRKDGQMLPGEDEPLHALVTANTMENVKKAVEQIRNILKQGIETPEDQNDLRKMQLRELARLNGTLREDDNRILRPWQSSETRSITNTTVCTKCGGAGHIASDCKFQRPGDPQSAQDKARMDKEYLSLMAELGEAPVPSSVGSTSGPAATPLASAPRPAAPANNPPPPSRKNSVATCGGAGQDIGGNALTQSLMSTTQSRPPWMNSGPSESRPYHGMHGGGPGGPGGGPHSFPHPLPSLTGGHGGHPMQHNPNGPPPPWMQPPPPPMNQGPHPPGHHGPPPMGKSVPGKYACGLWTLPPASRKRYDAAAAYGHDAAAAAAAQWAAPTPALWPSAPMATAAAAASAAPSAQQQYGFQHPLAMAAKYDDYHHERWHRAHPAMATAAGGCRSFSRSPSDARQPHYGAPTPRGPAASAARCPSPSAASATWFRRHDVCPAPPSSASHGPF; translated from the exons ATGGAACAGAAGACTGTGATTCCAGGAATGCCCACCGTCATTCCGCCCGGCCTGACTCGGGAACAGGAACGAGCTTACATAG TGCAACTGCAGATAGAAGACCTGACTCGTAAACTGCGCACAGGAGACCTGGGCATCCCCCCTAACCCTGAGGACAG GTCCCCTTCCCCTGAGCCCATCTACAATAGCGAGGGGAAGCGGCTCAACACCCGGGAGTTCCGAACACGCAAAAAGCTGGAAGAGGAGCGGCACAACCTCATCACAGAGATGGTGGCGCTCAACCCTGACTTCAAGCCGCCTGCCGATTACAA ACCTCCAGCAACCCGTGTGAGCGATAAAGTCATGATCCCACAAGATGAGTATCCGGAGATCAACTTCGTGGGACTGCTGATAGGGCCCAG AGGAAACACCCTAAAGAACATAGAGAAGGAGTGTAATGCCAAGATCATGATCCGGGGCAAGGGCTCAGTGAAAGAAGGGAAGGTCGGGCGCAAAGACGGCCAGATGCTGCCTGGGGAGGACGAGCCACTTCACGCCCTGGTGACAGCCAACACCATGGAGAACGTCAAAAAGGCCGTGGAGCAG ATAAGGAACATCCTCAAGCAGGGCATCGAGACCCCTGAGGACCAGAATGACCTGCGCAAGATGCAGCTCCGGGAGCTGGCGCGGCTGAATGGCACCCTTCGGGAAGACGATAACAG GATCCTAAGACCCTGGCAGAGTTCTGAGACCCGGAGCATCACCAACACCACCGTGTGCACCAAGTGTGGGGGGGCTGGCCACATTGCCTCTGACTGCAAGTTCCAGAG gcctggtgacccccagtcgGCACAGGACAAAGCTCGTATGGATAAAGAGTATCTGTCGCTCATGGCAGAGCTGGGAGAAGCTCCTGTCCCCTCTTCCGTGGGGTCCACCTCTGGGCCTGCCGCCACACCCCTGGCTAGTGCGCCACGGCCTGCCGCTCCTGCCAACAACCCACCTCCACCG AGCCGCAAGAACAGTGTTGCCACCTGTGGGGGAGCAGGCCAGGACATTGGCGGGAACGCCCTCACGCAGTCTCTCATGTCCACCACCCAGAGCCGCCCGCCCTGGATGAACTCCGGCCCCTCCGAAAGCCGGCCCTACCATGGCATGCACGGAGGtggtcctggtgggccaggtggCGGCCCCCACAGCTTCCCACATCCACTGCCCAGCCTGACGGGCGGCCATGGCGGCCACCCCATGCAGCACAATCCGAACGGACCCCCACCCCCGTGgatgcagccaccaccaccaccgatgAATCAGGGTCCCCACCCGCCTGGGCACCATGGCCCTCCTCCAATGGGTAA ATCAGTACCTGGGAAGTACGCCTGTGGGCTCTGGACTTTACCGCCTGCATCAAGGAAAAG GTATGATGCCGCCGCCGCCTATGGGCAtgatgccgccgccgccgccgccgcccagtgggcagcccccacccccgccctctggCCCTCTGCCCCCatggcaacagcagcagcagcagcctccgCCGCCCCCTCCGCCCAGCAGCAGTATGGCTTCCAGCACCCCCTTGCCATGGCAGCAAA ATACGACGACTACCACCACGAGCGCTGGCACAGGGCCCATCCCGCCATGGCAACAGCAGCAGGCGGCTGCCGCAGCTTCTCCAGGAGCCCCTCAGATGCAAGGCAACCCCACTATGGTGCCCCTACCCCCCGGGGTCCAGCCGCCTCTGCCGCCCGGTGCCCCTCCCCCTCCGCCGCCTCCGCCACCTGGTTCCGCCGGCATGATGTatgccccgcccccccctcctCCGCCTCCCATGGACCCTTCTAA
- the SF1 gene encoding splicing factor 1 isoform X2 has translation MEQKTVIPGMPTVIPPGLTREQERAYIVQLQIEDLTRKLRTGDLGIPPNPEDRSPSPEPIYNSEGKRLNTREFRTRKKLEEERHNLITEMVALNPDFKPPADYKPPATRVSDKVMIPQDEYPEINFVGLLIGPRGNTLKNIEKECNAKIMIRGKGSVKEGKVGRKDGQMLPGEDEPLHALVTANTMENVKKAVEQIRNILKQGIETPEDQNDLRKMQLRELARLNGTLREDDNRILRPWQSSETRSITNTTVCTKCGGAGHIASDCKFQRPGDPQSAQDKARMDKEYLSLMAELGEAPVPSSVGSTSGPAATPLASAPRPAAPANNPPPPSRKNSVATCGGAGQDIGGNALTQSLMSTTQSRPPWMNSGPSESRPYHGMHGGGPGGPGGGPHSFPHPLPSLTGGHGGHPMQHNPNGPPPPWMQPPPPPMNQGPHPPGHHGPPPMDQYLGSTPVGSGLYRLHQGKGMMPPPPMGMMPPPPPPPSGQPPPPPSGPLPPWQQQQQQPPPPPPPSSSMASSTPLPWQQNTTTTTTSAGTGPIPPWQQQQAAAAASPGAPQMQGNPTMVPLPPGVQPPLPPGAPPPPPPPPPGSAGMMYAPPPPPPPPMDPSNFVTMMGMGVAGMPPFGMPPAPPPPPPQN, from the exons ATGGAACAGAAGACTGTGATTCCAGGAATGCCCACCGTCATTCCGCCCGGCCTGACTCGGGAACAGGAACGAGCTTACATAG TGCAACTGCAGATAGAAGACCTGACTCGTAAACTGCGCACAGGAGACCTGGGCATCCCCCCTAACCCTGAGGACAG GTCCCCTTCCCCTGAGCCCATCTACAATAGCGAGGGGAAGCGGCTCAACACCCGGGAGTTCCGAACACGCAAAAAGCTGGAAGAGGAGCGGCACAACCTCATCACAGAGATGGTGGCGCTCAACCCTGACTTCAAGCCGCCTGCCGATTACAA ACCTCCAGCAACCCGTGTGAGCGATAAAGTCATGATCCCACAAGATGAGTATCCGGAGATCAACTTCGTGGGACTGCTGATAGGGCCCAG AGGAAACACCCTAAAGAACATAGAGAAGGAGTGTAATGCCAAGATCATGATCCGGGGCAAGGGCTCAGTGAAAGAAGGGAAGGTCGGGCGCAAAGACGGCCAGATGCTGCCTGGGGAGGACGAGCCACTTCACGCCCTGGTGACAGCCAACACCATGGAGAACGTCAAAAAGGCCGTGGAGCAG ATAAGGAACATCCTCAAGCAGGGCATCGAGACCCCTGAGGACCAGAATGACCTGCGCAAGATGCAGCTCCGGGAGCTGGCGCGGCTGAATGGCACCCTTCGGGAAGACGATAACAG GATCCTAAGACCCTGGCAGAGTTCTGAGACCCGGAGCATCACCAACACCACCGTGTGCACCAAGTGTGGGGGGGCTGGCCACATTGCCTCTGACTGCAAGTTCCAGAG gcctggtgacccccagtcgGCACAGGACAAAGCTCGTATGGATAAAGAGTATCTGTCGCTCATGGCAGAGCTGGGAGAAGCTCCTGTCCCCTCTTCCGTGGGGTCCACCTCTGGGCCTGCCGCCACACCCCTGGCTAGTGCGCCACGGCCTGCCGCTCCTGCCAACAACCCACCTCCACCG AGCCGCAAGAACAGTGTTGCCACCTGTGGGGGAGCAGGCCAGGACATTGGCGGGAACGCCCTCACGCAGTCTCTCATGTCCACCACCCAGAGCCGCCCGCCCTGGATGAACTCCGGCCCCTCCGAAAGCCGGCCCTACCATGGCATGCACGGAGGtggtcctggtgggccaggtggCGGCCCCCACAGCTTCCCACATCCACTGCCCAGCCTGACGGGCGGCCATGGCGGCCACCCCATGCAGCACAATCCGAACGGACCCCCACCCCCGTGgatgcagccaccaccaccaccgatgAATCAGGGTCCCCACCCGCCTGGGCACCATGGCCCTCCTCCAATGG ATCAGTACCTGGGAAGTACGCCTGTGGGCTCTGGACTTTACCGCCTGCATCAAGGAAAAG GTATGATGCCGCCGCCGCCTATGGGCAtgatgccgccgccgccgccgccgcccagtgggcagcccccacccccgccctctggCCCTCTGCCCCCatggcaacagcagcagcagcagcctccgCCGCCCCCTCCGCCCAGCAGCAGTATGGCTTCCAGCACCCCCTTGCCATGGCAGCAAA ATACGACGACTACCACCACGAGCGCTGGCACAGGGCCCATCCCGCCATGGCAACAGCAGCAGGCGGCTGCCGCAGCTTCTCCAGGAGCCCCTCAGATGCAAGGCAACCCCACTATGGTGCCCCTACCCCCCGGGGTCCAGCCGCCTCTGCCGCCCGGTGCCCCTCCCCCTCCGCCGCCTCCGCCACCTGGTTCCGCCGGCATGATGTatgccccgcccccccctcctCCGCCTCCCATGGACCCTTCTAACTTTGTCACCATGATGGGCATGGGGGTGGCGGGCATGCCGCCCTTCGGGATGCCTCCAGCGCCCCCACCGCCGCCTCCACAGAACTAG
- the SF1 gene encoding splicing factor 1 isoform X8, producing the protein MEQKTVIPGMPTVIPPGLTREQERAYIVQLQIEDLTRKLRTGDLGIPPNPEDRSPSPEPIYNSEGKRLNTREFRTRKKLEEERHNLITEMVALNPDFKPPADYKPPATRVSDKVMIPQDEYPEINFVGLLIGPRGNTLKNIEKECNAKIMIRGKGSVKEGKVGRKDGQMLPGEDEPLHALVTANTMENVKKAVEQIRNILKQGIETPEDQNDLRKMQLRELARLNGTLREDDNRILRPWQSSETRSITNTTVCTKCGGAGHIASDCKFQRPGDPQSAQDKARMDKEYLSLMAELGEAPVPSSVGSTSGPAATPLASAPRPAAPANNPPPPSLMSTTQSRPPWMNSGPSESRPYHGMHGGGPGGPGGGPHSFPHPLPSLTGGHGGHPMQHNPNGPPPPWMQPPPPPMNQGPHPPGHHGPPPMVPGKYACGLWTLPPASRKRYDAAAAYGHDAAAAAAAQWAAPTPALWPSAPMATAAAAASAAPSAQQQYGFQHPLAMAAKYDDYHHERWHRAHPAMATAAGGCRSFSRSPSDARQPHYGAPTPRGPAASAARCPSPSAASATWFRRHDVCPAPPSSASHGPF; encoded by the exons ATGGAACAGAAGACTGTGATTCCAGGAATGCCCACCGTCATTCCGCCCGGCCTGACTCGGGAACAGGAACGAGCTTACATAG TGCAACTGCAGATAGAAGACCTGACTCGTAAACTGCGCACAGGAGACCTGGGCATCCCCCCTAACCCTGAGGACAG GTCCCCTTCCCCTGAGCCCATCTACAATAGCGAGGGGAAGCGGCTCAACACCCGGGAGTTCCGAACACGCAAAAAGCTGGAAGAGGAGCGGCACAACCTCATCACAGAGATGGTGGCGCTCAACCCTGACTTCAAGCCGCCTGCCGATTACAA ACCTCCAGCAACCCGTGTGAGCGATAAAGTCATGATCCCACAAGATGAGTATCCGGAGATCAACTTCGTGGGACTGCTGATAGGGCCCAG AGGAAACACCCTAAAGAACATAGAGAAGGAGTGTAATGCCAAGATCATGATCCGGGGCAAGGGCTCAGTGAAAGAAGGGAAGGTCGGGCGCAAAGACGGCCAGATGCTGCCTGGGGAGGACGAGCCACTTCACGCCCTGGTGACAGCCAACACCATGGAGAACGTCAAAAAGGCCGTGGAGCAG ATAAGGAACATCCTCAAGCAGGGCATCGAGACCCCTGAGGACCAGAATGACCTGCGCAAGATGCAGCTCCGGGAGCTGGCGCGGCTGAATGGCACCCTTCGGGAAGACGATAACAG GATCCTAAGACCCTGGCAGAGTTCTGAGACCCGGAGCATCACCAACACCACCGTGTGCACCAAGTGTGGGGGGGCTGGCCACATTGCCTCTGACTGCAAGTTCCAGAG gcctggtgacccccagtcgGCACAGGACAAAGCTCGTATGGATAAAGAGTATCTGTCGCTCATGGCAGAGCTGGGAGAAGCTCCTGTCCCCTCTTCCGTGGGGTCCACCTCTGGGCCTGCCGCCACACCCCTGGCTAGTGCGCCACGGCCTGCCGCTCCTGCCAACAACCCACCTCCACCG TCTCTCATGTCCACCACCCAGAGCCGCCCGCCCTGGATGAACTCCGGCCCCTCCGAAAGCCGGCCCTACCATGGCATGCACGGAGGtggtcctggtgggccaggtggCGGCCCCCACAGCTTCCCACATCCACTGCCCAGCCTGACGGGCGGCCATGGCGGCCACCCCATGCAGCACAATCCGAACGGACCCCCACCCCCGTGgatgcagccaccaccaccaccgatgAATCAGGGTCCCCACCCGCCTGGGCACCATGGCCCTCCTCCAATGG TACCTGGGAAGTACGCCTGTGGGCTCTGGACTTTACCGCCTGCATCAAGGAAAAG GTATGATGCCGCCGCCGCCTATGGGCAtgatgccgccgccgccgccgccgcccagtgggcagcccccacccccgccctctggCCCTCTGCCCCCatggcaacagcagcagcagcagcctccgCCGCCCCCTCCGCCCAGCAGCAGTATGGCTTCCAGCACCCCCTTGCCATGGCAGCAAA ATACGACGACTACCACCACGAGCGCTGGCACAGGGCCCATCCCGCCATGGCAACAGCAGCAGGCGGCTGCCGCAGCTTCTCCAGGAGCCCCTCAGATGCAAGGCAACCCCACTATGGTGCCCCTACCCCCCGGGGTCCAGCCGCCTCTGCCGCCCGGTGCCCCTCCCCCTCCGCCGCCTCCGCCACCTGGTTCCGCCGGCATGATGTatgccccgcccccccctcctCCGCCTCCCATGGACCCTTCTAA